In Arthrobacter sp. StoSoilB5, one genomic interval encodes:
- a CDS encoding PspC domain-containing protein, whose product MNANSMNPEGSGTPGNAGTPDSSANAGASAGAPGEPSPRSYPSSDAGPDVLPTAPQQNFFDWIRSQGIRRGPDRWIGGVSSGVAHRFGIDPLIVRGIFIVLALFAGIGVLLYGLAWALLPEPDGRIHVQEAAAGRWSGGMTGALITTIIGLPGLGRGFWGWGWNGLPGLLWTLFWMGAVIYLIYFLVQRNKGPKIAQPMNQQNFASTSYGTATAYGAPTAGGTPAATATNTVPGTNSGVPVYGPGQPGTKPVAGSYGPSGTRPPYGPTPPQGGQPFSGQPHNGEPKPPRARRKGPGPAIVAVTAGVALLAGGTLKALDTGNIIDLGNAANAVVWATGAAVLGLGILIAGLRGRTAGFLGFLAVVALIIGGIFNVVPRNGDRFAFHDVNWAPVSIEQARQGVDVTGGQGTVNLGDLDLTPPLITEIVVPVDATFSNVTVIIPDDVPVEVRADMTFGNLNEHGTDRGGRLQDERTVYNADKPGANLVVKIDGTFSNVTVREGN is encoded by the coding sequence ATGAACGCGAACAGCATGAACCCAGAGGGATCGGGAACGCCTGGCAACGCCGGCACGCCTGATTCCAGCGCCAACGCTGGTGCCTCCGCCGGCGCCCCCGGGGAACCTTCCCCTCGCTCTTATCCTTCTTCCGATGCCGGTCCCGATGTACTCCCTACTGCACCCCAGCAGAACTTCTTCGACTGGATCCGCAGCCAGGGCATCCGCCGCGGGCCGGACCGCTGGATTGGTGGCGTCTCCAGCGGAGTGGCCCACCGGTTCGGCATCGACCCCCTCATTGTTCGGGGCATCTTCATCGTCCTGGCACTCTTCGCAGGCATTGGCGTCCTCCTCTACGGCCTGGCGTGGGCCTTGCTGCCTGAACCTGACGGCCGCATCCACGTTCAGGAAGCAGCGGCAGGGCGTTGGTCGGGCGGCATGACCGGTGCGTTGATCACCACGATTATCGGCTTGCCCGGCCTGGGCCGCGGATTCTGGGGTTGGGGCTGGAACGGCCTTCCCGGCCTGTTGTGGACGCTCTTCTGGATGGGCGCCGTCATCTACCTCATCTACTTCCTGGTGCAACGAAACAAAGGCCCCAAGATCGCCCAACCCATGAACCAGCAGAACTTTGCTTCCACCTCCTACGGAACGGCTACGGCTTACGGAGCCCCCACAGCTGGCGGAACCCCCGCCGCTACCGCGACCAACACTGTTCCCGGGACCAATAGCGGCGTGCCGGTGTACGGCCCAGGCCAGCCAGGCACCAAGCCTGTGGCTGGTTCCTATGGGCCATCAGGCACGCGGCCGCCCTACGGCCCCACTCCGCCCCAGGGCGGCCAGCCATTTAGCGGCCAGCCTCACAACGGTGAACCCAAGCCTCCCCGCGCCAGACGCAAGGGTCCCGGGCCAGCGATAGTAGCGGTCACTGCGGGTGTGGCACTGCTGGCCGGGGGCACACTGAAAGCGTTGGACACCGGCAACATCATCGATCTCGGCAACGCAGCCAACGCCGTGGTGTGGGCTACGGGCGCAGCCGTACTGGGCTTGGGCATCCTCATCGCAGGATTGCGGGGACGGACCGCCGGTTTCCTCGGCTTCCTGGCAGTAGTGGCTTTGATCATCGGTGGAATCTTCAACGTTGTCCCAAGGAATGGCGATCGCTTCGCGTTCCATGACGTGAACTGGGCACCCGTAAGCATCGAGCAGGCGCGGCAAGGCGTCGACGTCACCGGCGGCCAGGGCACAGTGAATCTGGGCGACCTGGACCTGACGCCTCCGCTGATCACCGAGATCGTGGTCCCCGTGGACGCCACCTTCAGCAACGTCACGGTCATCATCCCTGACGACGTCCCTGTCGAGGTCAGGGCGGATATGACATTCGGCAACCTCAACGAACACGGCACGGACCGCGGCGGTCGGCTCCAGGACGAGCGGACGGTCTATAACGCCGACAAGCCCGGGGCCAACCTCGTGGTGAAGATCGATGGCACTTTCAGCAACGTGACCGTCCGGGAAGGAAACTGA
- a CDS encoding ATP-binding protein, translating to MTTAVQRPPLVRSSDRMIAGVCSGLADHLGWPVKYVRLGMVLACFAGGAGLAFYAWLWTMVPTADESARRNARRPASPIAPAVSLVPPPNAVLKAPDAGPMALGGGAPAVGGNPLSADSTGAGSIGAGMTAASTPGAGIPPAGNTGAGSPAAAAGEWPAAGSAALPTSRFSFRRIQYGKEILLGAGLLLVAVILIARQFGVDVPLGTLIPAAAILGGAAIAWMQLDETRRAGLVDKTKADQAGGWVRLAAGLALVVAGVLVMVSGSGSWEQTWLALLASVAVLGGVALVLLPWGLKFWKDLETERAGRVRETERAEIAAHLHDSVLQTLALIQRRAGSEQDVVRLARAQERELRSWLFTDPAKDAGLLAERIKAVAAEVEDALGHAVEVVTVGDADMTDRHEALVQAAREAMLNAARHGGGTVSVYMESAGGGTEVFIKDRGPGFDPDTVPHDRLGVKESIIGRMKRHGGTATISSSSDGTEVRLALPAISADGGDVRASDVRSGDVRNGEPGP from the coding sequence ATGACAACCGCTGTACAACGCCCGCCGCTGGTCCGCAGCAGCGACCGCATGATCGCCGGCGTGTGCAGTGGACTGGCCGACCATTTGGGCTGGCCAGTGAAGTATGTGCGGCTGGGCATGGTCCTTGCCTGCTTCGCCGGGGGAGCAGGACTGGCCTTCTATGCCTGGCTGTGGACCATGGTTCCCACCGCTGATGAGAGCGCGCGGCGCAATGCACGCCGCCCGGCGTCGCCCATTGCTCCCGCGGTCAGCCTTGTGCCGCCCCCGAACGCTGTTCTTAAGGCGCCCGACGCCGGACCCATGGCTTTGGGGGGCGGCGCTCCTGCGGTGGGTGGAAACCCGCTGTCAGCCGATAGCACAGGGGCCGGCAGCATAGGGGCTGGCATGACAGCGGCCAGCACTCCAGGGGCCGGTATCCCACCGGCGGGTAACACGGGGGCCGGCAGCCCAGCTGCTGCTGCAGGCGAATGGCCCGCAGCAGGTAGCGCCGCGCTACCGACTTCCCGCTTCAGCTTCCGGCGTATCCAGTACGGCAAGGAGATCCTGCTCGGTGCCGGCCTGCTCCTGGTCGCTGTGATTTTGATCGCGCGCCAGTTCGGGGTCGATGTCCCCTTGGGAACGTTGATTCCGGCTGCGGCCATCCTGGGCGGGGCTGCGATCGCGTGGATGCAACTAGACGAGACCCGCAGGGCGGGGTTGGTGGACAAAACCAAGGCTGACCAGGCCGGTGGATGGGTGCGGCTGGCCGCTGGCCTTGCGTTGGTGGTGGCCGGTGTCCTGGTGATGGTGTCAGGATCGGGATCCTGGGAACAGACGTGGCTGGCGCTCCTGGCATCCGTTGCTGTCCTGGGCGGCGTTGCGTTGGTCCTTCTGCCCTGGGGGCTGAAATTCTGGAAGGACCTCGAAACCGAACGTGCAGGGCGTGTCAGGGAAACGGAGCGCGCAGAGATCGCAGCCCACCTGCACGATTCGGTGTTGCAGACCCTTGCACTGATCCAGCGCAGGGCAGGCTCGGAGCAGGACGTTGTTCGGCTGGCGAGGGCCCAGGAACGTGAATTGCGATCCTGGCTCTTCACTGACCCTGCCAAGGATGCCGGATTGCTGGCTGAGCGAATCAAGGCCGTAGCCGCCGAAGTCGAGGATGCCCTGGGCCATGCCGTAGAGGTGGTTACCGTAGGCGACGCCGACATGACGGACAGGCACGAGGCCCTGGTCCAGGCGGCCAGGGAAGCGATGCTCAACGCTGCCCGCCACGGCGGCGGAACCGTCTCCGTCTACATGGAGAGCGCCGGAGGCGGCACCGAGGTCTTCATCAAGGATCGCGGTCCCGGTTTCGACCCCGATACCGTCCCCCATGACAGGCTGGGCGTCAAGGAATCAATCATCGGCCGCATGAAACGGCATGGAGGCACGGCAACCATCAGCAGCAGCAGTGACGGGACCGAAGTCCGCCTGGCCCTGCCCGCGATAAGTGCTGATGGCGGAGACGTGCGCGCTAGTGACGTCCGCAGCGGCGACGTACGGAATGGAGAACCCGGGCCATGA
- a CDS encoding PspC domain-containing protein — protein MDKFFSIVRGFGLKRGPQRWLGGVCGGIAAKLNVDVAYVRVAFLLFCLLPGPALVFYILAWLILPDQSNKIALESFISQRSR, from the coding sequence ATGGACAAGTTCTTCAGCATCGTCAGGGGCTTCGGCCTGAAGCGTGGACCCCAGCGCTGGTTGGGTGGCGTCTGCGGTGGTATCGCAGCGAAGCTCAACGTGGACGTGGCATATGTCCGGGTAGCTTTCCTGCTTTTCTGCCTGTTGCCCGGGCCAGCCTTGGTGTTCTATATCCTCGCCTGGCTTATCCTGCCGGATCAGAGCAACAAGATAGCGCTGGAATCGTTCATCAGCCAGCGTTCCCGGTAG
- a CDS encoding response regulator transcription factor → MNNTTQSSEPRRVRVVIVDDHTIFRSGLKADLDHRMDVVGEAGTVEQAISVIAETRPEVVLLDVHLPGGLGGGGREVIAGSSTLLGTTSFLALSVSDAAEDVVAVIRAGARGYVTKTISGAEISDAVIRVADGDAVFSPRLAGFVLDAFGTAPADIADDELDRLSARELEVMRLIARGYSYKEVAKELFISIKTVETHVSAVLRKLQLSSRHELTKWAAERRLL, encoded by the coding sequence ATGAACAACACCACCCAAAGCAGCGAGCCGCGCAGGGTACGAGTGGTGATCGTCGATGACCATACGATCTTCCGTTCCGGACTAAAAGCTGATCTCGACCACCGCATGGACGTCGTGGGCGAGGCAGGCACCGTGGAGCAGGCTATCTCCGTCATCGCCGAGACCCGCCCTGAGGTTGTCCTCCTGGATGTCCACCTTCCCGGTGGCCTTGGCGGTGGGGGCCGCGAGGTCATCGCTGGGTCTTCCACGCTGTTGGGCACCACCAGCTTCCTGGCCCTGAGCGTTTCAGACGCAGCTGAGGACGTGGTGGCAGTGATCCGGGCGGGTGCGCGTGGCTATGTCACCAAGACGATTTCCGGTGCCGAGATTTCCGATGCCGTGATCCGCGTGGCCGATGGTGACGCCGTCTTCTCGCCGCGCCTCGCCGGCTTCGTGCTGGACGCCTTCGGGACGGCACCGGCTGACATCGCGGACGACGAACTGGACCGCCTCTCGGCCCGTGAACTGGAAGTGATGCGGCTCATCGCGCGCGGGTACAGCTACAAGGAAGTGGCCAAGGAGTTGTTCATTTCCATCAAGACAGTGGAAACCCATGTGTCTGCCGTCCTCCGCAAACTGCAGCTGTCCAGCCGCCACGAACTCACCAAGTGGGCCGCCGAGCGCCGCCTCCTCTGA